Part of the Zingiber officinale cultivar Zhangliang chromosome 6A, Zo_v1.1, whole genome shotgun sequence genome, CACGACTGCGGCTTAATTACTTGAATTCCAGAGTTTAATTATCAGTTGCTGTTTATCATTCTGAAAAATACATAATACTTCTTCAAATTCCACAATGcactaataattcatatatttgcAAAAAAAAAGTCTAGCAACAATACTACTAATTTGATTAATAGGATAGAGTTGACGAAATCATAGCGTGTTTTACTCATAAAAGAGTTAGTATTATTCAAATGTTAGTATGATCTATATACTCTAAAAACATGTCGGAGAGTATATTCAAATTATAATATAGTTAAATTTAATGAAAAAAAGATTTAACAACTTTCAACATTTCATTTTCACAATACAAAGCTAGTCAAGTTTTCTATACTAAATACTCaacgaagaaaagaaaagagaaactaGTGAATGGTTAGTTTATTGAATGAAATCTCGATCGGTGGTAGAAATATTGAGTTTCATTATAATCCAAAATCATAATGCATTTCAGATGAGAAACTAGAAACATCTTGTTTATTCACAAATTCAAGGAACATTGAGTTAATTATAAATGTAAATGTTAGTTATAAGAAATTAGATGATAATTTAGAAACTACTAATGTTGATGATGATGACAATTAAATCATAGGATTAAAACTATGATATagtagtttttaataaaatttgcaTGGGATACTCGATCACATGCTATTGACACAAGTATCTAAACCTTGTTTCCTCTTCAATTTAACAATAATTAAGATGATTACTAAAATTGCACAGAAATCTCAATGTACTATATAGGAGCGGAGTCATAGATTCGAAATTATTGTCCCCAAGGTTGAGTTGGTTAGTGGAGAGCAAAATTGTTATCATATGATAAGTGTTCGAATTTCGATAAAGTCGAGTTAAATAAGCCGCCAACTTCATCTAGGCTCCGAGGCATTCAAGTTCTTCATCTAGTGAAGTGCACGAGTTAAAGGCTGATACGAGTGTATTTGTTTACTGAATTGTCGGCATAACTAAAGCGAAAAATATAAACGACTTGAGCTTATGGGATCGATCACTCGATCAACTTTAACTCTATCTGGGTTTAAATTAATCTCGCAACAGCAAGGACAGATTACAGAGCAGGGCTATAAATAGTCAAAGCCCATCGCTTAATCTCTCTCACTGAGCTTGAATGAGTTGATCAATTAACTGATTAATCACTTGCTAAAAGCGATGCACAACAGGCAGAATTTAAGGATGATAATTTTATCCGAATCTGATAGAAAATCTGACATCTAATCCGAATAAAGGATGTAGAAAGACTATTAATACCAGATATTCGACTCAAATAtctgattaaataatatatatacatatattaaagaaaatttttatttttattgatattaggaggagactatatagatgtttaatctattttttaattatatatatattttttaataggttattaattttaatatatttttattaaataataatagtaggataaaaagaagaaaaattataactataaaaaataTTCAATCATTTAATAGATATACCCACCGGAGATCCTATATATCTGATGGGTAGTAGAATTCTAACTCCCGCCTTCACCCTGAAGCAATGCCTCATCTTGGCGGTCTTGTTCACTGTGATATCAAGAACTGCTTGGGGGTGCAAGCCAAGTGATCCGGTGGCCATGCCGATGGTGGAGAGGCACGAGTGGTTGATGGCGCACCACGGGAGTGTCTACCACAATGACATGGAGaaaccatgccacttccacatcTTCAAGTCCAACGTCAAGCTCATCAACTCATTCAACACCGCCGGGAAGCACAAGTACACACTGGGCGTCAACCAGTTCGCTGACATGACCAAACAGGAGTTCAAAGCTTCCCACACCGGCTTTAAAAACTATGATCGCAGCAAGGACGATCAGGAAGGGAAGATTCAGGCACAAGAACGTGTCGGCAACACCGATGAGCGTCGACTGGAGGACAGTAGGTGCAGTCACTCCAGTCAAAGATCAGGGGCAGTGTGGTATGCGTCATTTGGAGGCACAATTTAGTTAACTATCATTGCTCGAACTGAATCTGCGTTTGCACGAGGAAAACAGGTTGTGGCTGGGCGTTCTCTGCAGTGTCAGCCATGGAGGTGCCCTCCAGCGAGTTGATCTCCCTCTCCGAGCAGGACCTGATGGACTGCGCCGTTCACGGCAAGGACTATGGCTGCAACAACGGCCTCAT contains:
- the LOC121995141 gene encoding senescence-specific cysteine protease SAG39-like, which encodes MGSRILTPAFTLKQCLILAVLFTVISRTAWGCKPSDPVAMPMVERHEWLMAHHGSVYHNDMEKPCHFHIFKSNVKLINSFNTAGKHKYTLGVNQFADMTKQEFKASHTGFKNYDRSKDDQEGKIQAQERVGNTDERRLEDSRCSHSSQRSGAVWLWLGVLCSVSHGGALQRVDLPLRAGPDGLRRSRNRRPITLRRHISGYEDVPANDKVSLRKAVAHQPVSVAAIEASEFPFQFYNGGIFGTAALISTTSTIWWVFHSVFI